In Clostridium swellfunianum, a genomic segment contains:
- a CDS encoding SLC13 family permease has translation METTTVKVKKVKSPFELKMQFFGLPLALLIFSTIYTMPTPAGLSYAGKMALGVFLTALILWITESIPNYAVSLFVIVALPLTGAWAEEQAMGVLGYDVIWLTFAAFVIASGMEKSGLAKRMALYLITKFGKGVNSVLALLIIINFLIAFVVPSTTARAAMMFPIVLIVVEAFEVNINDPKNSLGKLLAIQGIQANNLSTAAIVTATSSQILAISFIKDLTGQEVSWMKWFIASAPITALTLVAMFFIGKLLFKLPKSESKKLDLTKLKDEYNKLGKMSITEKKALLIFAVTLILWCMDSLQVKVFGFQLSLVMVAIMSAGLFFLPHIGILKWKEAKISWNLLIFACGAYAGGVALDNTGLAAWGLNIVFKKMGIQNMSFTVLFAVLMFIASFSHFLFTSKTVRTIILIPTIIGIANSTGYNPIALALPAAFCIADTITLPPHSKVNLIYYGAGYFTVLEQMLYGVLVLLAKWAIMVVASFTWFKIIGIA, from the coding sequence ATGGAAACAACCACAGTTAAAGTTAAAAAGGTAAAAAGTCCTTTTGAGCTAAAAATGCAGTTTTTTGGTTTACCACTGGCATTATTAATTTTCTCAACAATTTATACAATGCCAACTCCAGCTGGATTATCTTATGCAGGAAAGATGGCATTAGGAGTTTTTCTTACAGCTTTAATACTTTGGATTACTGAAAGCATACCTAACTATGCCGTATCACTATTTGTTATAGTAGCTTTGCCCTTAACAGGAGCCTGGGCCGAGGAACAGGCCATGGGAGTACTTGGTTACGATGTAATCTGGCTTACTTTTGCGGCATTTGTAATAGCTTCTGGAATGGAAAAAAGCGGACTTGCAAAGAGAATGGCCCTATATTTGATAACTAAGTTTGGAAAAGGTGTTAATAGTGTACTAGCACTTCTTATAATAATCAATTTCTTGATAGCATTTGTTGTGCCTTCAACCACAGCTAGAGCAGCCATGATGTTTCCAATAGTACTTATAGTGGTGGAGGCCTTTGAAGTAAATATTAACGATCCAAAGAATAGCCTTGGAAAATTGCTTGCGATACAAGGAATACAGGCTAACAATTTATCTACTGCTGCAATTGTTACAGCTACATCGTCACAGATTCTTGCCATTAGTTTTATAAAGGATCTTACTGGTCAAGAAGTTTCTTGGATGAAGTGGTTTATAGCATCTGCACCAATAACGGCTCTAACTCTAGTGGCAATGTTTTTTATAGGAAAGCTATTATTTAAATTGCCAAAATCAGAATCAAAAAAGCTTGATTTGACTAAGCTTAAGGATGAATATAATAAGCTTGGAAAAATGAGTATTACTGAGAAAAAAGCGCTTTTAATATTTGCTGTTACTCTAATTCTTTGGTGCATGGACAGTTTGCAGGTTAAGGTTTTTGGATTTCAGTTAAGCCTTGTAATGGTTGCTATAATGTCAGCAGGCCTTTTTTTCCTGCCGCATATAGGAATTCTAAAATGGAAGGAAGCAAAAATATCCTGGAATCTTTTAATATTCGCCTGTGGAGCTTATGCAGGAGGTGTAGCCCTTGATAATACAGGATTGGCAGCTTGGGGCTTAAATATTGTATTTAAAAAGATGGGAATACAAAACATGAGCTTTACCGTACTTTTCGCGGTGCTAATGTTTATAGCAAGCTTTAGCCACTTCCTCTTTACTTCAAAGACGGTAAGAACCATTATACTTATTCCAACTATAATTGGTATTGCTAATTCTACCGGATATAATCCAATTGCTTTAGCTCTTCCAGCGGCATTTTGTATAGCTGATACCATCACTTTACCGCCTCACAGCAAAGTTAATTTGATTTATTATGGTGCAGGATATTTCACAGTACTGGAACAAATGCTTTACGGTGTATTAGTTTTATTGGCTAAATGGGCAATCATGGTGGTGGCTTCATTTACATGGTTCAAAATTATAGGAATTGCATAG